The following are encoded together in the Pedobacter sp. D749 genome:
- a CDS encoding Atu2307/SP_0267 family LLM class monooxygenase gives MELGIGMFGDLQINAKGEIQPAQQRLQEIIAEIKLMDEVGLDFYGIGEHHRPDYAVSSPEIILAAAATVTKNIKLSSAVSVLSSSDPVKLYQNFATIDLISNGRAELMAGRGSFIESFPLFGYNLQDYDELYEEKLELLLKINKETKISWKGKFRAELNNQEVLPRAVNNNLKIWVAVGGTPESVERAGRLGLPVMFAIIGGQPIQFKPLFDYYKKVYQAYGHDMNKFEVGVHMHSLFGENSNEVADYYYPLYSAQMNRIGKSRGWAPYQRNQFDAGRSNSGALIIGDVNESVDKILAMEETFGLTRFSAHMDVGGPSHAAMMKSIELFGSKIAPKVREALNK, from the coding sequence ATGGAATTAGGTATCGGAATGTTTGGCGATCTGCAGATCAATGCAAAAGGAGAAATTCAACCCGCCCAGCAAAGACTTCAGGAAATTATAGCAGAAATAAAACTAATGGACGAAGTTGGTTTAGATTTTTATGGCATTGGCGAACACCATCGCCCTGATTACGCCGTATCAAGCCCTGAAATTATACTGGCCGCTGCAGCCACAGTAACTAAAAACATTAAATTAAGCAGTGCGGTTTCGGTTTTAAGTTCATCTGATCCCGTTAAACTGTATCAAAACTTTGCAACGATAGATTTAATTTCAAACGGTAGAGCCGAATTAATGGCTGGTCGTGGCAGCTTTATCGAATCGTTTCCCTTGTTTGGTTATAACCTGCAAGATTACGACGAACTTTATGAAGAGAAGTTAGAATTACTCCTTAAAATAAATAAGGAAACTAAAATTAGCTGGAAAGGTAAATTCAGAGCAGAACTGAACAATCAGGAAGTGTTGCCAAGAGCCGTAAATAATAACTTAAAAATATGGGTTGCCGTTGGAGGAACACCAGAATCAGTAGAACGCGCTGGTAGATTAGGCTTACCGGTAATGTTTGCCATTATCGGAGGTCAGCCTATACAGTTTAAACCACTTTTTGATTATTACAAAAAAGTGTACCAGGCCTATGGTCATGATATGAACAAGTTCGAAGTAGGTGTTCATATGCATTCCTTATTTGGCGAAAACAGTAACGAAGTTGCAGATTACTATTACCCGCTGTATTCAGCTCAGATGAACAGGATTGGTAAATCACGCGGTTGGGCACCTTATCAACGTAACCAGTTCGACGCTGGCCGAAGCAATAGCGGAGCCTTAATTATTGGCGATGTAAACGAATCGGTAGATAAAATTTTAGCTATGGAAGAAACTTTTGGCTTAACCCGTTTCTCTGCCCACATGGATGTTGGCGGACCATCTCACGCTGCAATGATGAAATCGATAGAGTTATTCGGAAGCAAAATTGCGCCAAAAGTACGCGAAGCTTTGAATAAGTAA